A stretch of Fundicoccus culcitae DNA encodes these proteins:
- the murJ gene encoding murein biosynthesis integral membrane protein MurJ, with protein MRKTAIIIMLITLFSKGFGFARDITLSYFYGASSVSDAYLISQTLPEVVFGFIVAGISTGYIPIYSSIHNQAGKKSALKFTNNLINVLFVLCLIFFAVAFVFAPQLVTLFASGFDDATFDLAVNLTRIGLTGIYFTAVLSVFTGYLQMNGDYITPSATGFPLNIITILAIIVSAYVNNPLILAVGTVLATASQVVMLLPSAIKRGYRYEWRMDWRDSFLIQMFKTSIPVMFGVSVNQINVLVDRTLASTIVEGGISVLNYSHMITFFIKGVFVVSIVSVMYPTVARLAAEGQMEGVKRALKEVVTAISLIVIPATVGLIVFAEPIVNLLFVRGEFTVSDGLLTANVLIFYSLGMIGDGLREVVSRVFYSLNDTRTPTINAVIGVVINVILNILLSRYMGVSGLAFATSISAIVTTLLLFYHLRKKMGPLQIHAILRSLAKILIASILMGVAAVVAYRYLINHLNPTLVLFIAIAIGIIVYTVGIYWLKIDDVENLRLLVKQQVSKFRNKAE; from the coding sequence ATGAGAAAAACAGCCATTATCATCATGCTTATCACCCTTTTTTCAAAAGGTTTTGGCTTTGCGCGCGATATCACCTTATCGTATTTTTACGGTGCCTCTTCAGTCAGCGATGCGTATTTGATATCACAAACCCTACCGGAAGTGGTCTTTGGTTTTATCGTTGCGGGCATTTCGACAGGTTACATCCCTATCTATAGTAGCATCCACAATCAAGCGGGTAAGAAAAGCGCCTTAAAGTTCACTAACAATTTGATTAATGTCTTATTTGTTCTGTGTCTTATCTTTTTCGCGGTAGCCTTTGTTTTCGCGCCGCAATTAGTCACGCTCTTTGCCTCAGGCTTTGATGACGCAACCTTTGACTTAGCCGTCAACTTAACGCGCATCGGCCTCACTGGTATTTATTTCACGGCGGTTTTGTCGGTTTTCACGGGCTACTTACAAATGAATGGGGATTACATTACCCCTTCTGCCACCGGCTTCCCACTAAATATCATTACGATTCTAGCCATTATCGTCAGTGCTTATGTGAACAATCCGCTGATTCTAGCTGTCGGCACGGTCCTAGCTACAGCCAGCCAAGTAGTCATGCTACTCCCTTCAGCCATTAAACGGGGTTACCGCTATGAATGGCGGATGGATTGGCGCGACAGTTTCCTGATTCAAATGTTTAAAACTTCGATACCCGTCATGTTTGGCGTTTCGGTCAATCAAATAAATGTCCTTGTTGATCGGACGCTGGCGTCAACGATCGTCGAAGGCGGGATTTCCGTTCTTAATTATTCGCACATGATTACCTTCTTCATTAAAGGGGTTTTCGTGGTTTCCATCGTGTCGGTGATGTATCCGACCGTCGCCCGTTTAGCGGCTGAAGGTCAGATGGAGGGCGTTAAGCGAGCCTTAAAAGAAGTCGTCACCGCTATTAGCCTCATTGTGATACCGGCTACCGTTGGCTTAATCGTCTTTGCAGAACCCATTGTTAACCTACTCTTTGTCCGCGGGGAATTTACCGTTAGTGATGGCTTACTGACCGCCAATGTCTTAATTTTCTATAGTCTCGGCATGATTGGGGATGGATTGAGAGAAGTGGTTAGTCGTGTCTTTTATTCCTTGAATGATACGCGGACGCCAACCATCAATGCCGTCATCGGTGTCGTTATTAATGTCATTTTAAATATTCTATTATCCCGCTATATGGGCGTCAGTGGTTTAGCTTTTGCGACCAGTATTTCAGCTATCGTGACAACCTTGCTCTTATTTTATCATTTACGTAAAAAAATGGGTCCTTTACAGATCCACGCGATTTTACGTTCGCTAGCTAAAATACTTATCGCCTCTATCCTTATGGGCGTCGCAGCCGTAGTCGCTTATCGCTACTTAATCAATCACCTTAACCCAACCCTAGTTTTATTTATAGCAATTGCCATTGGAATCATCGTTTATACCGTAGGTATTTATTGGTTGAAAATAGATGATGTGGAGAACTTAAGGCTTTTAGTGAAACAACAAGTGTCTAAATTCCGTAACAAAGCAGAATGA
- a CDS encoding YveK family protein has product MEELNAWELLNRFRKYIFSILVFAILGAIVFAVGVNVLVEKEYQSESQLLVNQRTTQEDVQVGDIQTNVMLVNTYRDIFLADSVLMTVSERLDNQFSVAELKDSIRVDQSENSQAFYLTVTTNSPNTAQAVNDTLIDVFIEMVNEVYEGELSGIYVLSPATYNPNAVSPSVPRFAFVGFVVGAFIGIIIALIRELSDTTVKDDEIFIRMGLNKLGEVYELSSKDITSARRKMGTDNKKRTEADNQVQVREETRLSRLHGVKEEPNTVENKEEVTNLRRNKV; this is encoded by the coding sequence ATGGAAGAATTAAATGCATGGGAATTGTTAAATCGTTTTAGGAAGTACATCTTTTCAATTTTGGTGTTTGCCATACTAGGGGCGATTGTGTTCGCGGTAGGAGTCAATGTCTTAGTTGAGAAGGAGTACCAATCGGAATCACAGTTATTGGTTAATCAGCGGACCACACAGGAAGATGTGCAAGTGGGCGATATCCAAACCAATGTTATGTTGGTTAATACGTATCGCGATATCTTTTTAGCCGATTCGGTCCTAATGACCGTGAGTGAACGTTTAGATAATCAGTTTTCAGTGGCTGAACTGAAGGATTCAATCCGTGTCGACCAATCCGAAAATTCGCAAGCCTTTTATTTAACGGTGACAACCAATTCACCTAACACTGCACAAGCCGTCAACGATACCTTGATTGATGTCTTTATTGAGATGGTTAATGAAGTGTATGAAGGGGAGTTATCAGGTATTTATGTGTTATCGCCGGCTACTTACAATCCAAATGCTGTTTCACCGAGTGTGCCGCGCTTTGCTTTTGTTGGGTTTGTTGTGGGTGCTTTTATCGGAATTATCATTGCTTTAATTAGAGAGTTGTCTGACACGACGGTAAAAGACGATGAGATTTTCATTCGCATGGGCTTAAACAAATTGGGTGAAGTTTATGAACTAAGTTCCAAAGATATCACTTCAGCGCGTAGAAAAATGGGAACCGACAACAAGAAACGAACAGAGGCTGACAATCAAGTTCAAGTTAGAGAAGAAACGCGTTTAAGTCGCCTCCATGGCGTCAAAGAAGAGCCTAATACCGTAGAAAATAAAGAAGAAGTGACGAATTTAAGAAGGAATAAGGTGTAG
- a CDS encoding polysaccharide biosynthesis protein: protein MGKYPSTPNLFVEFIEKLTPRQKSIIWFFIDLTLFSIGTIIAYLLYVPIVDLSIRQLFISMLIAYCIYLVCNIFYTTSSTIHRYNGIVDFVKLFLMTSLSWFIAGLSTYFIFDIISYRFILLAAITTSVLIVACRILWYIIYTRSQLHYTNRENHRVILIGAGDGGSLFMQNYRRGSGTLNVVAILDDNPAKHHQKIGGVAVLGDLSKLHQVITDYEADRVVIAIPSLEPEKYERIIQLCNEENIDVYKMPEVENVLLGVHQGTLPIKEIEIADLLGREEIILDEKPLKEELEGKVIAITGAGGSIGSEIARQVSRFNPKKVILIGHGENSIYLIHGELINNRLSQIQYVPLIADIQDYDRILNIFQQEQPDIVYHAAAHKHVPLMELNPTEALKNNIYGTYNVAKAVNAAKVGKMVMISTDKAVNPPNVMGASKRIAELIVTGFDQISHSTYCAVRFGNVLGSRGSVIPLFKKQIANGGPVTVTDFEMTRYFMTIPEASRLVIHAGTFAKGGEVFVLDMSEPVKILDLAKKMILLSGYSIEEIGIVEIGKRPGEKLYEELISSNETTERRVNEKIIVGKVLTLPLAEIQAFIAELDSTPQKDLKNKIIAFANKTTQSGL from the coding sequence ATGGGAAAATACCCTAGTACACCAAATCTATTCGTAGAATTTATTGAAAAACTTACCCCTAGGCAAAAATCAATCATTTGGTTTTTTATTGATTTAACCCTTTTCTCAATCGGAACGATTATTGCATACTTACTTTACGTGCCAATTGTCGATTTGTCTATTAGACAACTTTTTATTTCAATGTTGATTGCTTATTGTATTTATTTGGTTTGTAATATTTTTTATACGACCAGTTCGACTATACATCGATACAATGGGATTGTTGATTTTGTCAAATTATTTTTGATGACTAGCTTGTCATGGTTTATAGCTGGATTAAGTACTTATTTTATTTTTGATATCATTTCCTATCGATTTATTTTGCTGGCTGCCATTACGACAAGTGTTCTTATTGTGGCTTGTCGTATTCTTTGGTACATTATTTATACTAGAAGTCAGCTTCATTATACAAATAGAGAAAACCATCGTGTAATATTAATCGGCGCTGGCGACGGCGGATCACTTTTCATGCAAAATTATCGGAGAGGTTCAGGCACTTTGAATGTTGTAGCTATTCTTGATGATAATCCTGCTAAACACCATCAGAAAATTGGTGGTGTTGCGGTATTAGGGGATCTCTCAAAATTACATCAAGTGATTACCGACTATGAAGCGGATAGAGTTGTGATTGCTATCCCTTCACTGGAACCGGAAAAATATGAACGGATTATTCAACTCTGTAATGAGGAAAATATTGATGTTTATAAAATGCCCGAAGTTGAAAATGTTTTGCTTGGTGTACATCAAGGAACATTGCCTATAAAGGAAATTGAAATAGCCGATTTATTAGGTCGGGAAGAAATTATATTAGATGAAAAGCCATTAAAGGAGGAATTAGAAGGCAAAGTCATAGCGATTACGGGTGCTGGCGGATCAATTGGTTCTGAAATCGCACGTCAAGTAAGTCGCTTTAACCCCAAAAAAGTTATTTTAATTGGGCATGGAGAAAATTCAATCTACTTAATCCATGGGGAACTAATAAACAACCGCTTAAGTCAGATTCAATATGTACCCCTTATTGCTGATATCCAAGACTACGATAGAATTTTAAATATATTCCAACAAGAGCAACCGGATATTGTATATCACGCCGCAGCACATAAACACGTTCCACTTATGGAACTCAATCCTACTGAAGCACTTAAGAACAATATTTACGGAACCTACAATGTGGCTAAAGCGGTTAACGCAGCAAAAGTCGGTAAGATGGTGATGATTTCTACCGATAAAGCGGTCAATCCTCCCAACGTTATGGGGGCTAGTAAACGGATTGCGGAATTAATCGTTACGGGCTTTGATCAAATTAGTCACTCAACTTATTGTGCGGTTCGTTTTGGCAATGTCCTTGGAAGTCGTGGCAGTGTTATTCCATTGTTTAAGAAACAGATTGCCAATGGTGGACCTGTTACGGTTACCGATTTTGAAATGACACGCTATTTTATGACCATTCCAGAAGCTAGTCGTTTAGTGATACATGCTGGAACATTTGCTAAAGGTGGCGAAGTGTTTGTTTTAGATATGAGTGAACCCGTGAAAATCCTCGATTTAGCCAAAAAAATGATTCTATTATCTGGCTACTCCATTGAAGAAATTGGTATCGTAGAAATCGGTAAAAGACCAGGTGAAAAGTTGTACGAAGAATTAATTTCGTCTAATGAAACGACTGAACGACGAGTAAATGAGAAGATTATTGTCGGTAAAGTTCTAACACTACCCCTTGCTGAAATCCAAGCTTTTATTGCTGAGTTAGATAGTACACCACAAAAGGATCTAAAAAATAAGATTATTGCATTTGCCAATAAAACCACACAGAGTGGTCTTTAA
- a CDS encoding YdcF family protein produces MKTKIMLVIVTLILLLGLSFLFIYFNLDIGEEPVEADIIIVNEGLNRERSEKVAELLEAGYANQVIISPSLDHILQWYYDLGIEENQIVHEDYATSTWTNALNSLAIMEEHGWDSALVVSSDYHMQRVRLSYERAMDQLEVDYDLTYVSAYPEVNGEQVKYTQNTEHQRFAIVEVFKYIGYGLGLYEFVDL; encoded by the coding sequence ATGAAAACAAAAATTATGTTAGTCATTGTTACTCTTATCTTGTTGCTTGGTCTCTCATTCCTGTTTATCTACTTTAATTTAGACATTGGAGAGGAACCAGTTGAAGCAGACATTATTATCGTGAATGAAGGTCTAAATAGAGAGCGTTCAGAAAAAGTAGCGGAGTTATTAGAAGCAGGCTATGCCAATCAAGTGATTATTTCGCCTTCATTAGACCATATTTTGCAATGGTACTATGATTTAGGCATCGAAGAGAATCAAATTGTCCACGAAGATTATGCGACTAGTACATGGACCAATGCTTTGAATTCTTTAGCAATTATGGAAGAGCATGGCTGGGATTCGGCCTTAGTCGTGTCCTCTGATTATCATATGCAACGTGTGCGCTTATCTTACGAACGTGCTATGGATCAACTGGAAGTTGATTATGATTTAACCTATGTATCTGCCTATCCTGAGGTTAATGGGGAACAAGTTAAATATACTCAAAATACTGAGCATCAACGCTTCGCAATCGTAGAAGTCTTTAAGTATATCGGCTATGGGTTAGGTTTGTATGAATTTGTTGATTTGTAA
- a CDS encoding glycosyltransferase family protein, with protein MYKILFIRNPKAYLPEISAYCNYFNQHAQFQAFDSKDLPANVDLAQFDIIWEFMGRGGTPIQDHQLNVHEYVSLSTGRFPRTKNMIKSLFNAKPDLRVFLNPDVKKDFKFRDNTPFVYRDMGIDPAFIHQGKQTVAKEYDFVYTGVINSTRGMDTFIRDFCDNPPGQLLLIGEVSEEIAKDYGDHPNLTFTGVLPYKKVPYYASKARYGINYMPNKYPYNIQTSTKLIEYLALGLDIITTDYQWVREFEAKYQLKFHYFDQDNKINLAKIHEETFANIFEAQNFLWDELIEESNVAERLLHLLEP; from the coding sequence ATGTACAAAATATTATTTATTAGAAACCCCAAAGCCTATCTGCCCGAGATAAGTGCTTATTGTAACTATTTTAATCAGCATGCTCAATTTCAAGCCTTTGACTCAAAAGATTTACCCGCAAATGTTGATTTGGCTCAATTTGATATCATTTGGGAATTCATGGGGCGTGGAGGGACACCCATTCAAGACCATCAACTAAACGTGCATGAGTATGTTTCCTTATCAACCGGACGCTTTCCGCGGACGAAAAATATGATTAAATCCCTCTTTAATGCCAAACCTGATTTACGGGTTTTTCTTAACCCCGATGTCAAAAAAGATTTTAAATTTCGCGATAATACCCCTTTTGTTTACCGTGATATGGGCATTGATCCTGCTTTTATTCATCAAGGCAAGCAAACGGTTGCTAAAGAATATGATTTTGTATACACTGGCGTTATTAATTCAACACGCGGAATGGACACCTTCATTCGTGATTTCTGTGATAACCCTCCTGGGCAATTGTTGTTAATCGGTGAAGTGAGTGAAGAAATTGCTAAAGATTATGGTGACCATCCAAACCTGACTTTTACTGGCGTTCTGCCTTATAAGAAAGTACCCTATTATGCATCAAAAGCGCGTTATGGTATTAATTATATGCCAAACAAATATCCCTACAACATCCAAACTTCAACCAAACTTATTGAGTATTTAGCCTTAGGTTTAGATATCATAACTACCGATTATCAATGGGTGAGGGAATTTGAAGCCAAATACCAATTAAAGTTTCACTATTTTGATCAAGATAACAAAATTAATCTTGCAAAAATTCATGAAGAAACCTTTGCAAATATCTTTGAAGCCCAAAATTTCTTATGGGATGAATTAATTGAAGAATCAAACGTAGCTGAAAGATTATTACATTTACTAGAACCATAA
- a CDS encoding acyltransferase family protein produces MERNYSIDKLKILASFAVVFMHVVNYLPTTTFANYWTYDWYFPILDLAVPLFFVFAGYFLKRKNIFQIPQYTNKIFVMIIAYNLVYLLIKWPIDMMSSYINGLRGWALVSHYFQPITWWMVLTGIVGSEHLWYLSGLFYASWILIFLLNRKFTPLTIFLLGFAAFILMFLPPFNFLLGNLLLYGGFVKGFFYVSMGYLIATYTIRYPHKVLLLLLSLVVLVVIGSNTSSLILYESLLAVVVFQILIIAKEFPGQPSWLSRFSHYSLGIYLLHIIFTGIFNTVRGFFPGVNALNPLFIVLPMVMICIIGSILLYPLTEKYIHRPLIHLFNRILTKLNIPHQI; encoded by the coding sequence ATGGAACGGAATTATTCCATTGATAAATTAAAGATTTTAGCGAGTTTTGCGGTAGTGTTTATGCATGTGGTTAATTATTTACCCACCACAACTTTTGCTAATTATTGGACCTATGATTGGTATTTTCCTATCCTCGATTTAGCGGTCCCCTTATTTTTTGTTTTTGCAGGATATTTTTTAAAACGAAAAAATATATTTCAAATTCCTCAATACACCAACAAGATTTTTGTCATGATTATTGCCTACAATTTAGTGTATTTATTGATTAAATGGCCGATTGACATGATGAGTAGTTATATCAACGGCTTAAGAGGTTGGGCGTTAGTCAGTCATTATTTCCAACCGATTACTTGGTGGATGGTTTTAACGGGTATTGTCGGCAGTGAACACTTGTGGTATTTATCCGGTTTGTTTTACGCCAGCTGGATTTTGATTTTTTTGCTCAACCGCAAGTTCACACCTCTAACGATTTTTCTATTGGGTTTTGCCGCCTTTATCCTGATGTTTCTACCACCCTTTAATTTTTTGTTGGGTAATCTTTTGTTGTACGGCGGCTTTGTTAAAGGATTCTTTTATGTGTCCATGGGCTATTTGATAGCGACCTACACGATTAGATATCCCCACAAAGTGCTATTGTTACTTTTATCTTTAGTCGTTTTAGTGGTCATCGGAAGCAACACCTCGAGCCTCATCTTATATGAGTCACTACTGGCTGTTGTGGTTTTTCAAATCTTGATTATTGCTAAAGAATTTCCGGGTCAGCCGTCATGGTTGTCGCGCTTTTCGCATTATTCGTTAGGCATCTACCTATTGCACATTATATTTACAGGGATATTTAATACGGTTAGAGGATTTTTCCCGGGGGTTAACGCACTCAATCCGTTATTCATCGTGCTTCCGATGGTGATGATTTGTATCATCGGATCCATTTTGTTATATCCCTTAACGGAAAAGTACATCCACCGTCCCTTGATTCATTTATTTAATCGGATATTGACCAAACTCAATATCCCCCATCAAATTTAA
- a CDS encoding CpsD/CapB family tyrosine-protein kinase gives MFNMNRNRKDDDRGNPLVSFSEPQSIYAEQFRNLRTNIDFVLFDTDLSSLLVTSSIPSEGKSTVAANLAYVIGQTDRNVLIVDADLRKPTLHKTYRLSNETGLSTLLSKPDLRFNQIVQRSRELGLYFLPSGPVPPNPAELLGSNRMNALMAELEKNFDVIIYDAPPVNSVTDPLILANKVDGVLLVARQGYVKRDEVRKSVESLRKLDSNILGFVLNGVPAEKENSYYAYN, from the coding sequence ATGTTTAATATGAATAGAAATAGAAAAGATGATGATCGTGGAAATCCACTAGTGAGTTTTAGTGAACCACAATCCATTTATGCAGAACAGTTTAGGAATTTACGGACCAACATTGATTTTGTTTTATTCGACACTGATTTAAGTTCGCTTCTAGTAACGTCAAGCATTCCATCCGAAGGCAAATCAACGGTTGCAGCCAACTTAGCCTATGTCATCGGTCAAACAGACCGCAATGTTTTAATTGTTGATGCGGACTTACGTAAACCGACTCTACACAAAACCTACCGCTTGAGCAATGAAACAGGCTTATCCACATTGCTGTCTAAACCTGACCTCAGATTTAATCAAATTGTTCAACGGAGTCGTGAATTAGGCCTTTACTTTTTACCATCAGGACCTGTGCCACCCAATCCAGCCGAACTCTTAGGCTCCAATCGTATGAATGCTTTGATGGCGGAATTAGAGAAAAACTTTGACGTTATCATTTACGATGCACCACCCGTTAATTCAGTGACTGATCCTTTAATCTTAGCCAATAAAGTCGATGGCGTCCTCTTAGTGGCTAGACAAGGTTATGTTAAACGCGATGAAGTTAGAAAATCTGTCGAATCGCTCAGAAAATTAGACAGTAATATTTTAGGCTTTGTTTTAAATGGCGTGCCAGCTGAAAAAGAAAATAGTTACTATGCTTATAATTAG
- a CDS encoding glycosyltransferase family 4 protein encodes MKYLYVTTISETVNMFLIPHIKMLIEQGNTVDIACHVERSIDDELVELGCQVYDLPFSRSITGNNYFQLNKTIRTLVEEKAYDIIHTHTPLASAITRFAVRKNPGVKIVYTAHGFHFFKGASLQSWLIYYPIERYLTRYTDVLITINQEDYQRAQNFSHCAVELLPGVGFNLKKDKDPTNKYHPYRDKFNLKEDQIALLSVGELNDNKNHLTVIQALAKFKEGNFKYFICGDGDKKESLQQLIEEQSLEDKVVLVGYRKDIAQMMDMSDIFIFPSFREGLSVALMEAMASGLPVICSDIRGNRDLIDESQGGILFDPHNSENLKDAIKELVSDAQKRKDYGQYNRQKVQNYSLDIVLEKLANIYKKIAF; translated from the coding sequence ATGAAATACCTATATGTCACTACAATTTCAGAAACAGTCAATATGTTTTTGATTCCGCATATAAAAATGTTAATTGAACAAGGAAATACAGTTGATATTGCCTGTCATGTGGAACGATCAATTGATGACGAACTTGTCGAGTTAGGCTGTCAGGTTTATGATTTGCCTTTCAGCCGTTCAATTACGGGAAATAACTATTTCCAACTCAATAAAACCATCCGCACCTTGGTTGAAGAAAAGGCTTATGATATCATTCATACGCACACACCCTTGGCATCCGCAATTACCCGTTTTGCGGTCCGGAAAAACCCAGGTGTCAAAATAGTTTATACTGCCCATGGCTTTCACTTTTTCAAAGGTGCTTCACTCCAAAGTTGGCTGATTTACTATCCGATTGAACGGTATCTGACGCGCTATACCGATGTGCTTATTACCATCAATCAGGAAGACTACCAACGTGCGCAAAATTTTAGCCACTGTGCTGTTGAACTCCTTCCTGGCGTTGGTTTTAACCTTAAAAAAGACAAAGACCCTACCAATAAATATCACCCATACCGTGACAAATTCAATCTTAAAGAGGACCAAATCGCTTTACTTTCGGTCGGCGAACTTAATGACAATAAAAACCATTTAACCGTTATCCAAGCCTTGGCCAAATTTAAAGAAGGAAATTTTAAATACTTTATTTGCGGTGATGGCGATAAAAAAGAGAGTTTGCAACAACTTATCGAAGAACAATCGCTTGAAGACAAGGTGGTCTTAGTCGGCTATCGTAAAGACATTGCTCAAATGATGGATATGAGTGATATTTTCATCTTTCCTTCTTTTAGAGAGGGACTGTCAGTGGCTTTAATGGAAGCCATGGCATCTGGTCTGCCCGTTATTTGTAGTGATATTCGCGGTAACAGAGATTTGATTGATGAAAGCCAAGGTGGGATCCTGTTTGATCCCCACAACAGTGAAAATCTGAAAGACGCTATCAAAGAATTAGTGTCCGACGCACAAAAACGCAAAGACTATGGTCAGTACAATCGTCAAAAAGTTCAAAATTATTCCTTAGACATTGTTTTGGAAAAATTAGCAAACATTTATAAAAAGATTGCATTTTAA
- a CDS encoding glycoside hydrolase family protein → MNNKKIPDQATVNDANKEKNKKRGVLLIVVSILIVLIIISLFSYDAIYLANRFVEPRTQAVETTQVESLQGIKEVNLVEDLGATPNDNQDDSKAFQEALNLAKEEPIKLVIPAGEYLSTGPSNVEATEIKGLHIQGDNAVIKPENPMINPPEYYFMKLYLAEDNVGVEIEGITIDGSLNPQDLYFTLEEPEDIYDLQLQRGIQIDGAHEVYVHDVTFQHMYGGYALSIYNYSQVDIQNVTIDDVGGDDITDSFGMALNFGGHSGDAVINIDNVQAQGKVSDRDPSYTAWIGVVLQNGSIQSADYDQHDLDQNTTVNITNSSFMDYETTFHVESMAGNVYWNSDNITTRAKDYFIAAGINGEIKERTNNLTMEMTPWGRNGIVHGLYYTEKEKEKNLNRTHEFSMYNSTIDYLTLDGVDPITVGASYGDSVIGNYYNVTFNNLPHYLVVNGSANLVDSQINLAASNPFDSDTLAQGPFNDERQFVRYQGSTAVNPAGQHQSAETTDIPDWYVNYGNVPEPLTEPIGPAELSGE, encoded by the coding sequence ATGAATAATAAAAAAATACCAGATCAAGCAACGGTAAATGATGCAAACAAGGAAAAAAATAAGAAACGTGGGGTTTTATTGATTGTGGTGAGTATACTCATTGTTTTAATTATCATCAGCCTTTTTTCATATGATGCGATTTACTTAGCCAATCGTTTTGTTGAACCTCGAACGCAAGCCGTTGAAACGACCCAAGTGGAGAGCTTGCAGGGTATTAAAGAAGTTAACCTTGTCGAAGATTTAGGGGCGACACCTAACGATAACCAAGATGACTCCAAAGCCTTTCAAGAAGCCCTTAATTTGGCTAAAGAGGAGCCCATCAAACTGGTTATTCCCGCAGGGGAGTATTTAAGTACGGGACCATCCAATGTCGAAGCGACAGAAATTAAGGGCCTACACATTCAAGGGGACAATGCGGTCATTAAACCGGAAAACCCCATGATTAATCCGCCGGAATATTATTTTATGAAACTGTATTTAGCCGAAGATAATGTCGGTGTCGAAATTGAAGGGATTACCATTGATGGGTCCTTAAACCCGCAAGACTTATATTTTACCCTGGAAGAACCTGAAGATATTTACGACCTGCAACTACAACGAGGCATCCAAATCGATGGTGCCCATGAGGTTTATGTGCATGATGTGACTTTCCAACATATGTACGGCGGCTATGCCCTTTCCATTTACAATTACAGCCAAGTCGATATTCAAAACGTCACCATCGATGATGTCGGTGGCGACGATATTACCGATAGTTTTGGGATGGCGCTGAACTTTGGCGGCCACTCTGGCGATGCCGTCATCAACATTGACAATGTCCAAGCCCAAGGCAAGGTTTCAGATCGCGATCCCAGTTATACCGCTTGGATTGGGGTGGTCCTACAAAACGGATCCATTCAATCCGCGGATTATGACCAACATGACCTCGACCAAAATACCACCGTCAATATTACCAACTCGTCCTTTATGGATTATGAAACCACCTTCCATGTGGAAAGTATGGCGGGCAATGTCTATTGGAACTCTGACAACATTACCACCCGCGCCAAAGACTATTTCATTGCGGCGGGGATTAACGGCGAGATAAAGGAGCGCACCAACAATTTGACCATGGAAATGACGCCTTGGGGGCGCAACGGCATTGTCCACGGCCTCTATTACACCGAGAAGGAAAAAGAGAAGAATTTAAACCGAACTCATGAGTTCTCGATGTACAATTCCACCATTGACTATCTGACGCTCGATGGCGTCGACCCTATCACGGTGGGGGCGAGTTATGGCGATTCGGTGATTGGCAATTATTATAACGTCACCTTTAACAACCTGCCCCACTACCTAGTCGTCAACGGCAGTGCCAATCTGGTTGATTCTCAAATAAATCTCGCTGCTTCTAATCCTTTTGACAGCGACACCCTTGCCCAAGGCCCCTTTAACGATGAACGCCAATTTGTCCGCTATCAAGGGTCGACAGCCGTGAATCCAGCGGGGCAACATCAATCCGCTGAAACCACCGATATCCCTGACTGGTATGTCAATTATGGCAATGTGCCTGAACCACTGACTGAACCGATTGGTCCAGCCGAATTAAGTGGAGAATAA